One window of Nicotiana tomentosiformis chromosome 11, ASM39032v3, whole genome shotgun sequence genomic DNA carries:
- the LOC138901799 gene encoding uncharacterized protein, producing the protein MAKISKTVPQKEAASSSQPASGKTPVEPRLEECLGKDAVMRPPSGEEETSTPVQKPAKDKKRKMTSSSEDTKPKKNLVRKPKKDIVALPADVIQRLREEEEDDEEDDGSELVARVKKTFEAPKAAESVVVKENLPRAERVLEKGSGKVPDSSKIEDTSRRDEQKAGMSEGADSEALRSEENSPSGSLGEIDIGDSPIFPAFTEEAIRMAQATRTPEVDGAHGGEYPFRGYFIGVEDATDLSEASSIFDEAQQALDRALALHHEAFSKSRAELSRCEADLLGLMEERNGLKLLSGKKEEEIKDLRAELAKAHQDQTDLFEQVMKILKAHGLDSGMVANISISQMQQKVERIDQFREEVNMMKAETLGETLEEIHARGFDLTDEIIKAREHETDGGASTSSDDDGSKSGSENGEDLDGEETAPEKN; encoded by the exons atggcaaaaatatcgaaaacggtaccacaaaaagaagctgcttcatcttctcaaccggccaGCGGGAAAACGCCGGTGGAACCCCGTCTTGAGGAAT GTCTGGGCaaggatgcggtcatgaggcccccgtctggtgaggaggagacttcgacccCGGTTCAGAAGCCGGCGAAGGATAAGAAGAGGAAAATGACCTCATCCTCCGAGGATACAAAGCCTAAGAAGAATCTGGTTCGTAAGCCGAAGAAAGACATCGTTGCCCTACCTGCGGATGTGATTCAACGGctaagggaggaagaagaagatgatgaagaagACGATGGCTCGGAACTGGTGGCCCGGGTGAAGAAAACCTTCGAGGCTCCAAAAGCCGCTGAGTCGGTGGTGGTTAAGGAGAATCTGCCTCGAGCCGAGAGGGTCTTGGAAAAGGgctcgggcaaagtccccgatTCGTCGAAGATCGAAGATACCTCCCGCCGAGATGAGCAAAAGGCGGGTATGTCTGAAGGGGCCGATTCCGAGGCCCTTCGCAGTGAGGAGAACTCCCCAAGTGGCTCACTTGGGGAAATAGATATTGGGGACTCACCGATTTTCCCAGCGTTTACCGAGGAGGCAATTCGGATGGCCCAAGCTACGAGGACTCCCGAAGTAGACGGGGCCCATGGAGGGGAGTACCCCTTCCGTGGTTACTTTATAGGGGTCGAGGATGCCACCGACCTAAGTGAAGCATCGAGTATCTTTGATGAGGCTCAACAAGCCTTGGATCGG GCTTTGGCACTCCATCATGAGGCATTTTCAAAGTCCCGAGCAGAGCTGAGCCGATGTGAGGCAGACCTACTAGGGCTCATGGAGGAGAGGAATGGCCTTAAACTTCTCAGTggaaaaaaagaagaggagatcaaggacctccgagccgagttggccaaggctcaccaagatcagaccgacctatTCGAGCaagtaatgaaaatcttaaaagctcatgggctcgattcgggaatggtggctaacatttcaatttCACAGATGCAgcagaaggtcgagaggatcgatcagttccgcgaggaggtcaacatgatgaaggcggagaccttggg ggaaaccctcgaggagatccacgctcgaggtttcgatcttaccgacgagataataaaggctagagagcatgaaaCTGATGGTGGAGCGTCAAcctcttccgatgatgatggtagcaagagcgggtccgagaatggggaggacctcgatggagaagaaacTGCCCCTGAGaaaaattag